One genomic region from Cyanobium usitatum str. Tous encodes:
- the speA gene encoding biosynthetic arginine decarboxylase: MSASNSDTWSAAAGAALYGLDRWGDPYFSVSDRGHVMVQPRGDRGGSLDLVELVQELQGRDLSLPLLIRFDDILEDRLERLHGAFERAIAQYGYAGRYQGVFPVKCNQQRHVVEELVSSGRRWHFGLEAGSKAELLIALSLIDDPEALLICNGYKDQRYMETAILARRLGRQPVVVIEQADEVERIITASRELGAAPLIGIRAKLSARSTGRWGSSVGERAKFGLGIPDLLATVEALRAADLLGELRLLHFHVGSQINDIAVLKDALQEAGQIYAALTKLGAPMGYLDVGGGLGIDYDGSRTASAASTNYSLQNYANDVVATVKECCEPHGIPVPTLVSESGRALASHFSVLVFDVLGAGSLPGAEPTPQEGEALILRNLRDTYAAITAPEASVEALQEAWNDALKFKHDALAAFRLGYLSLPERGLAEQLTWACCQAIAERLKGLPAATVIPEELRALPAALASTYYANLSVFRSAPDTWAIDQLFPVLPIHRLDEKPEALGSFADLTCDSDGKIARFIDPAGHTGRDQVKPLLELHKLRPGEPYWIGMFLGGAYQEVMGNLHNLFGSTNAVHIRLKASGGYQLDHVVRGDTNAEVLEVMEHNPELLLERLRVASEAAIGKGSLGISDARRLMAHLEASLRQTTYLQG; this comes from the coding sequence GTGAGCGCGTCGAACAGCGACACCTGGTCAGCCGCCGCCGGCGCCGCCCTCTACGGGCTGGATCGCTGGGGCGACCCCTATTTTTCCGTGAGCGATCGCGGCCACGTGATGGTGCAGCCCCGGGGCGACCGGGGCGGCTCCCTCGACCTGGTGGAGCTGGTGCAGGAGCTGCAGGGCCGCGATCTGAGCCTGCCGCTGCTGATCCGCTTCGACGACATCCTCGAAGACCGGCTGGAGCGCCTGCACGGCGCCTTCGAGCGGGCGATCGCCCAGTACGGCTACGCCGGCCGCTACCAGGGGGTGTTTCCGGTGAAATGCAACCAGCAGCGCCACGTGGTGGAGGAACTGGTGAGCAGCGGCCGGCGCTGGCATTTCGGATTGGAAGCCGGCAGCAAGGCGGAGCTACTTATTGCCCTGTCGCTGATCGACGACCCCGAAGCGCTGCTGATCTGCAACGGCTACAAGGATCAGCGCTACATGGAGACCGCAATCCTGGCCAGGCGCCTGGGGCGCCAACCGGTGGTGGTGATCGAGCAGGCCGATGAGGTGGAGCGGATCATCACTGCCAGCCGCGAGCTGGGTGCGGCGCCCCTGATCGGCATCCGCGCCAAGCTCTCGGCCCGCAGCACCGGCCGCTGGGGCAGCTCAGTGGGGGAGCGGGCCAAATTTGGCTTGGGCATCCCCGACCTGCTGGCCACGGTGGAGGCTCTGCGGGCGGCCGATCTGCTGGGCGAGCTGCGCCTGCTGCACTTCCACGTGGGCAGCCAGATCAACGACATCGCCGTGCTCAAGGACGCCCTGCAGGAGGCCGGCCAGATCTACGCCGCGCTCACCAAGTTGGGGGCGCCGATGGGCTACCTGGATGTGGGCGGCGGCCTGGGCATCGACTACGACGGCAGCCGCACCGCCAGCGCCGCCTCCACCAACTACTCGCTGCAGAACTACGCCAACGACGTGGTGGCCACGGTGAAGGAGTGCTGCGAACCCCACGGCATCCCCGTGCCCACCCTGGTGAGCGAAAGCGGCCGGGCCTTGGCGAGCCACTTCTCAGTGCTGGTGTTCGACGTGCTCGGCGCCGGCAGCCTGCCCGGTGCCGAGCCCACACCCCAAGAGGGCGAAGCCCTAATCCTGCGCAACCTGCGCGACACCTACGCCGCCATCACAGCGCCTGAGGCCAGCGTGGAAGCCCTGCAGGAGGCCTGGAACGACGCCCTCAAGTTCAAGCACGACGCCTTGGCCGCCTTCCGCCTCGGCTACCTGAGCCTGCCGGAGCGGGGCCTAGCCGAGCAGCTCACCTGGGCATGCTGCCAGGCCATCGCCGAACGGCTCAAAGGGCTGCCAGCGGCCACGGTGATCCCCGAGGAGCTACGGGCCCTGCCAGCAGCCCTGGCCTCCACCTACTACGCCAACCTCTCGGTGTTTCGCTCGGCCCCCGACACCTGGGCGATCGACCAGCTGTTTCCGGTGCTGCCGATCCACCGCCTCGACGAAAAACCAGAAGCCCTGGGCAGCTTTGCCGACCTCACCTGCGATTCCGACGGCAAAATCGCCCGCTTCATCGATCCGGCCGGGCACACGGGGCGGGACCAGGTGAAACCCCTGCTGGAGCTGCACAAGCTGCGTCCAGGGGAGCCCTACTGGATCGGCATGTTCCTCGGTGGCGCCTACCAGGAGGTGATGGGCAACCTGCACAACCTGTTCGGCAGCACCAACGCCGTGCACATCCGCCTCAAGGCCAGCGGCGGCTACCAACTCGATCACGTGGTGCGCGGCGACACCAATGCCGAGGTGCTGGAGGTGATGGAGCACAACCCGGAGCTGCTGCTGGAGCGGCTGCGGGTGGCCAGCGAGGCAGCTATCGGCAAAGGCTCGCTGGGCATCAGCGACGCCCGCCGGTTGATGGCCCACCTGGAAGCGAGCCTGCGTCAGACCACCTATCTGCAGGGCTAA
- a CDS encoding carbamoyl-phosphate synthase, with protein sequence MQRSIRLSLSLASTAALALASLPLAIRPAVAQAAPAASAEPKAPSTEAADLGVMGVNLRDAVKFNYGFQGALQGAGTPNQAGIGAFIPLHVGSNGVAFVDVLVNANFSDYSGYSSIINTDVSGTTFSTSTRLGYRWLNSNRSWMFGVNAGYDSRPMATGPADTGVTVTNSQTGFFQQVSAGVEAVSNSWNFNAYALVPIGDTEQQLNSFYQGGALDTYGLDVGYSITPDLRASVGYYYQSGDLGAADGSGVRGRLAYNLTNGLTVGANLSYDQAFETRVSADIKYRFGTNGYGAPSIRKQQPVVMPVIQALSTTPANRDVRVHDAFLPPVPFVCLTGTCPPPP encoded by the coding sequence ATGCAGCGCTCCATCCGTCTCAGCCTGTCGCTGGCAAGCACTGCCGCACTGGCACTGGCATCACTGCCTCTTGCCATCAGACCTGCAGTGGCTCAGGCGGCACCCGCAGCATCAGCAGAGCCAAAGGCTCCAAGCACCGAGGCAGCAGACCTTGGCGTGATGGGCGTCAACCTCAGGGATGCCGTCAAGTTCAACTACGGCTTTCAAGGGGCACTGCAAGGTGCTGGCACTCCTAACCAAGCAGGCATTGGCGCCTTTATTCCACTCCACGTCGGCAGCAACGGCGTTGCCTTTGTGGATGTGCTCGTGAATGCCAACTTCAGTGACTACAGCGGTTACAGCAGCATCATTAATACTGACGTTTCAGGCACCACCTTCTCTACTTCCACACGCCTGGGTTACCGCTGGCTCAACAGCAACCGCTCTTGGATGTTTGGTGTCAATGCGGGTTATGACAGCCGACCGATGGCAACAGGACCTGCCGATACAGGTGTCACGGTTACGAATTCCCAAACGGGGTTTTTCCAGCAGGTATCCGCAGGAGTAGAGGCAGTTTCTAATTCCTGGAACTTTAATGCCTATGCTTTGGTGCCGATTGGCGATACGGAGCAGCAGCTCAATAGCTTTTATCAAGGTGGGGCACTGGATACCTACGGACTGGATGTTGGTTACAGCATTACTCCTGATTTGCGGGCTTCTGTTGGTTATTACTACCAAAGCGGTGACCTGGGAGCTGCTGATGGTTCTGGAGTTCGGGGCAGACTTGCGTACAACCTGACAAATGGTCTCACCGTTGGCGCCAATCTCTCCTACGACCAGGCATTTGAGACCAGGGTTTCGGCAGACATCAAATATCGCTTTGGCACTAATGGCTATGGAGCGCCGAGCATTAGAAAGCAGCAGCCTGTGGTGATGCCAGTTATTCAGGCGCTATCAACAACGCCAGCCAATCGGGATGTGCGGGTGCACGATGCTTTTCTGCCACCGGTTCCTTTTGTGTGTTTGACCGGAACCTGCCCACCACCACCTTGA
- a CDS encoding AAA family ATPase yields MNNKSRIFIAAHDKIFKSFSKSDQQEGKNESTEISRVFLEISHLYLTSVANADESDYWMSFVFDTCCSSGLCSIRYIDHLSIDQKRKHIQATLIDRLKDTDKRPLEVDSIARHISALIKSQKDDAAPNDAKEREIASVILDYIHVLISIDRVISEKENVFFKSIRDGVYKNVGWRKEGSLHIAGDGRQTGNPRNNANNDESPLKSVEEILEELRSLIGLENIKTEVQSLVNSLQVQQMRKQAGLPNADISNHMIFYGNPGTGKTTIARKLGHLYHQLGILSKGHFIETDRSGLVGGYLGQTAIKTKDVLDSALGGILFIDEAYSLSSATGEDQYGQEAIDTILKYMEDHREDLIIIAAGYENLMGEFLQSNPGMKSRFNKFFRFEDYSEDELLKIFILIANQSSYALDDEAKEHLGIITKEMIRTKSGNFGNGRTIRNLFERSIANQANRIVALSTSDKIDLQRIAKEDIQWQDVAAVTN; encoded by the coding sequence ATGAATAATAAATCGAGAATCTTTATTGCTGCTCACGACAAGATTTTTAAATCATTCTCGAAATCAGATCAACAAGAGGGGAAAAACGAAAGCACGGAGATAAGCAGAGTCTTTCTAGAGATTTCCCATTTATACCTGACTTCCGTCGCCAATGCAGACGAGAGTGATTATTGGATGAGTTTTGTTTTTGATACATGCTGCAGTTCTGGTCTGTGCTCTATTCGCTACATCGACCATCTGAGCATTGATCAAAAACGGAAGCATATTCAAGCGACACTCATAGATAGACTAAAAGATACCGACAAAAGACCTCTAGAGGTTGACAGCATCGCAAGACACATCTCAGCACTAATTAAATCGCAGAAAGACGACGCAGCACCTAATGATGCAAAAGAAAGAGAAATAGCAAGCGTGATATTGGATTACATACATGTCTTGATTTCCATCGATCGGGTAATAAGCGAAAAGGAAAATGTATTCTTCAAGTCAATACGGGACGGCGTATACAAAAATGTTGGTTGGCGAAAAGAAGGTTCTCTTCACATAGCGGGAGATGGCAGGCAGACGGGAAACCCAAGGAATAATGCAAATAATGACGAGTCTCCATTAAAATCCGTAGAAGAGATACTAGAAGAACTGCGATCACTAATTGGACTTGAGAATATAAAAACAGAGGTTCAGTCCTTAGTCAATTCTCTGCAAGTACAGCAAATGCGAAAACAAGCAGGGTTGCCAAACGCAGACATTTCAAATCACATGATTTTCTATGGAAATCCTGGCACTGGCAAAACCACAATTGCCAGAAAACTAGGGCATCTATACCACCAACTAGGAATTCTCAGCAAAGGACATTTCATCGAGACTGACCGCAGTGGTTTGGTTGGAGGATATCTTGGACAAACGGCGATTAAGACGAAAGATGTCCTCGACTCGGCGCTAGGAGGAATTCTTTTCATTGACGAAGCGTATAGTTTGTCTAGCGCAACAGGAGAAGATCAGTATGGGCAGGAGGCAATTGATACCATATTGAAATATATGGAAGACCACAGGGAAGACCTGATAATTATTGCTGCAGGATACGAAAATTTAATGGGTGAGTTTCTTCAGTCAAACCCTGGAATGAAATCTAGATTCAACAAATTCTTCCGCTTTGAAGACTACTCAGAAGACGAACTGCTAAAGATTTTCATCCTAATAGCAAACCAGTCAAGTTACGCCTTAGATGATGAAGCAAAAGAGCACCTTGGAATCATTACAAAAGAAATGATTCGAACAAAGTCAGGCAACTTTGGAAATGGACGGACAATTCGAAATCTTTTTGAACGCTCTATTGCCAATCAGGCGAACAGAATTGTCGCATTAAGCACAAGCGATAAAATCGATCTTCAAAGGATAGCGAAGGA
- the argJ gene encoding bifunctional glutamate N-acetyltransferase/amino-acid acetyltransferase ArgJ, with product MTHPWHPIPGGITAPVGFQAAAVTAGLKASGNPDLSLLLAPEGAVCAGTFTTSVVRAACVDLCAERLAASGGRARAVLTNSGQANACTGDRGLIDSLRATQAVADRLGLAPEEVLICSTGVIGVPIPMGTLLAGLDPLVAALSPEGGAAAATAILTTDLVAKQIALEADLGGRSVRIGGMAKGSGMIHPNMATMLGYLSCDAGVPAEVWQAMVRRAVDRSFNAITVDGDTSTNDTFLAFAAGELLSHEHFEALEAGLTAVSQHLAKAIARDGEGATCLIEVQAQGAADEAGARAIARTVCGSSLVKCAVHGRDPNWGRIVAAAGRAGVPFDSEAVALWLGEHQLMAAGQPLAFDRTAASTYLHSDTVIIRLVVGDGSGTGVAWGCDLSAQYVRINADYTT from the coding sequence GTGACCCACCCCTGGCACCCGATCCCCGGCGGCATTACTGCCCCGGTGGGCTTCCAAGCAGCCGCTGTCACCGCGGGCCTGAAGGCTTCTGGCAATCCCGACCTCTCCCTGTTGCTGGCGCCCGAGGGCGCCGTGTGCGCCGGCACCTTCACCACCTCGGTGGTGCGGGCCGCCTGCGTGGACCTCTGCGCCGAGCGTCTGGCGGCCTCCGGCGGCCGCGCCCGGGCGGTGCTCACCAATTCCGGCCAGGCCAATGCCTGCACCGGCGACCGGGGCCTGATCGATAGCTTGCGGGCCACCCAGGCCGTCGCCGATCGGTTGGGGTTAGCGCCAGAAGAGGTGCTGATCTGCTCCACCGGTGTGATCGGCGTGCCGATTCCGATGGGCACCTTGCTGGCGGGTCTTGATCCCTTAGTGGCGGCCCTCAGTCCCGAGGGTGGCGCCGCGGCAGCCACTGCCATCCTCACCACCGATCTGGTGGCTAAGCAGATCGCCCTGGAGGCGGATCTGGGCGGCCGCAGCGTGCGCATTGGCGGCATGGCCAAGGGCTCGGGCATGATCCACCCAAATATGGCCACGATGCTGGGCTACCTCAGCTGCGACGCGGGCGTGCCCGCCGAGGTGTGGCAGGCGATGGTGCGGCGGGCGGTGGATCGCTCCTTTAATGCGATCACGGTGGACGGCGACACCAGCACCAATGACACGTTCCTGGCCTTTGCAGCCGGGGAGCTCCTAAGCCACGAGCACTTCGAAGCGCTGGAGGCCGGCCTGACGGCGGTGTCGCAACACCTGGCCAAGGCGATCGCCCGCGATGGCGAGGGCGCCACCTGCCTGATCGAGGTGCAGGCGCAGGGAGCCGCCGATGAGGCCGGCGCTCGTGCCATTGCCCGCACCGTGTGCGGCTCGTCGCTGGTGAAATGCGCCGTGCATGGCCGCGACCCCAACTGGGGCCGGATCGTGGCTGCCGCCGGCCGGGCCGGCGTGCCCTTCGACTCCGAAGCCGTGGCCCTCTGGCTGGGCGAGCACCAGCTGATGGCCGCTGGCCAGCCCCTGGCCTTCGATCGCACCGCCGCCAGCACCTATCTGCACAGCGACACAGTAATAATTCGCCTGGTGGTGGGCGATGGCTCTGGTACAGGTGTGGCCTGGGGCTGCGACCTTTCGGCTCAATACGTCCGCATTAACGCCGATTACACGACGTAG
- the thiO gene encoding glycine oxidase ThiO, giving the protein MTAAKGPAITVLGGGLMGLALAHQLARRGEAVRVLSRRRSEAAGFVAAGMLAPHAEGLSGDLLALGQASLQLIPSWVAQIEADSGLSCGLRPCGIVVPFATSAERDAYATAAFGQRLDRRGLEQEIPGIGERWQAGLLFEQDGQIDNRRRLMRALERACVELGVTFEEGSQVLELVCGPSGALSGVRLRSAEGEEHHLAAERAVLACGAWSAQLLPQLPITPVKGQMLSLQGPRQALRRVIFGPGTYLVPRQDGLLVVGATSEAEAGFSEGLTPAGQRQLQEGLASLLPEASAWPPMERWWGFRPHTPDEAPLLGTSPIPGLWLAAGHHRNGVLLAAITAELVAGAILGDLGTAEQNQLNKFSWRRFERS; this is encoded by the coding sequence ATGACTGCAGCCAAGGGGCCAGCCATCACGGTGCTGGGGGGCGGCCTGATGGGCCTGGCCCTGGCCCACCAGCTCGCCCGCCGCGGCGAGGCAGTGCGGGTGCTGAGCCGGCGCCGCAGCGAAGCCGCCGGCTTCGTAGCGGCCGGCATGTTGGCGCCCCACGCCGAGGGGCTCAGCGGCGACCTACTCGCCCTGGGGCAGGCCAGCCTGCAGCTCATCCCCTCCTGGGTGGCCCAGATCGAAGCCGACAGCGGCCTGAGCTGCGGTCTGCGGCCCTGCGGCATCGTGGTGCCCTTTGCCACCTCGGCGGAGCGGGATGCCTATGCCACCGCCGCCTTCGGCCAGCGGCTCGATCGCCGCGGCCTGGAACAAGAGATTCCCGGCATCGGCGAGCGTTGGCAGGCCGGCCTGCTGTTTGAACAGGACGGCCAGATCGACAACCGCCGCCGGCTGATGCGCGCCCTGGAGCGGGCCTGCGTGGAACTGGGGGTGACCTTTGAGGAGGGCAGCCAGGTGCTGGAGCTGGTCTGCGGCCCGAGCGGCGCCCTCAGCGGCGTGCGTTTACGCAGCGCCGAAGGGGAGGAGCACCATCTCGCTGCCGAGCGGGCGGTGCTGGCCTGCGGTGCCTGGAGCGCCCAGCTACTGCCCCAGCTGCCGATCACTCCGGTGAAGGGCCAGATGCTGTCGCTGCAGGGGCCGCGGCAGGCCTTGCGGCGGGTGATTTTTGGGCCCGGCACCTACCTGGTGCCGCGGCAAGACGGCCTACTGGTGGTGGGGGCCACCAGCGAAGCCGAGGCCGGCTTCAGCGAGGGCCTCACCCCCGCCGGCCAACGCCAGCTGCAGGAGGGGTTGGCCAGCCTGCTGCCGGAAGCGAGCGCCTGGCCGCCGATGGAGCGCTGGTGGGGCTTTCGGCCCCACACCCCAGACGAAGCTCCCCTGCTGGGAACCAGCCCCATCCCCGGCCTGTGGCTGGCGGCGGGTCACCACCGCAACGGCGTACTGCTGGCCGCGATCACCGCTGAATTGGTGGCGGGAGCAATCCTTGGCGACCTAGGTACGGCAGAACAGAACCAGCTGAATAAGTTCAGCTGGCGGCGATTTGAGCGGAGCTGA
- a CDS encoding type II toxin-antitoxin system Phd/YefM family antitoxin — translation MAYPPFPTEPTPSNRPQLVNVHEAKTQLSRLLLQVEQGEEIWIARAGKPVARLSAWVPSPSAAHAPGAMRHAIAIAANFDAPLQ, via the coding sequence ATGGCCTACCCGCCATTCCCCACCGAGCCAACGCCAAGCAACCGGCCCCAGCTGGTGAATGTGCACGAGGCCAAAACCCAGCTCTCCCGCCTGCTGCTCCAGGTGGAGCAGGGCGAGGAGATCTGGATCGCCAGAGCAGGCAAACCGGTAGCCCGCCTCAGCGCCTGGGTGCCCAGCCCCAGCGCCGCCCACGCGCCGGGTGCCATGCGCCACGCCATTGCCATCGCCGCCAACTTCGACGCACCGCTGCAATGA
- a CDS encoding type II toxin-antitoxin system VapC family toxin — translation MKRLLLDTQVLLWWLADDPRLPAWAIAAVQAPGAEVFVSQVSLWELALKQRQGRVQLDLARLEQEVTRQHFHWLPLSNEHLLALAELDSSAAPSDLFDQLLLVQSRQEPLLLLTADAALRSCGATVLGLEPAAPAQP, via the coding sequence ATGAAACGCCTGCTGCTCGATACCCAGGTGCTGCTCTGGTGGCTGGCCGACGACCCGCGCCTGCCAGCCTGGGCCATCGCCGCCGTGCAGGCGCCCGGGGCCGAGGTGTTCGTGAGCCAGGTGAGCCTCTGGGAACTGGCCCTTAAGCAACGCCAAGGCCGGGTGCAGCTCGACCTGGCTCGCCTGGAGCAGGAGGTGACCCGTCAGCACTTCCACTGGCTGCCCCTGAGCAATGAGCACCTGCTGGCCCTGGCCGAGCTCGATAGCAGCGCCGCCCCCAGCGACCTTTTCGACCAGCTGCTGCTCGTGCAAAGCCGCCAGGAACCACTGTTATTACTCACCGCTGACGCTGCCCTGCGCTCCTGCGGGGCCACAGTGCTGGGGCTGGAGCCAGCGGCGCCTGCCCAGCCATGA
- the gatB gene encoding Asp-tRNA(Asn)/Glu-tRNA(Gln) amidotransferase subunit GatB has protein sequence MAGAAVAPASPVKSQQAPWEAVIGLETHVQLGTASKIFTSASTAFGDAPNTHIDPVVCGLPGTLPVLNQKVLEYAVKAALALNLHIAAHSKFDRKQYFYPDLPKNYQISQFDEPIAEDGWIEVEVAEKGKETYLKRIGIERLHMEEDAGKLVHAGSDRLDGSTHSLVDYNRAGVALAEIVSKPDLRTGREAAEYASEIRRIMRYLGVSDGNMQEGSLRCDVNISVRRGPDAPFGTKVEIKNMNSFSAIQKAIDYEIQRQIKAYEAGEPVRQETRLWDESKQLTKSMRSKEGASDYRYFPDPDLGPIEVSDAQREGWRAELPELPAAKRHRYADQLGLSIYDARVLTDERSMAEYFEAAVAAGADAKGIANWVTGDIAAYVNANRLAIAELPLKPEQLAELVQLIEGGIISGKIAKEILPELLEQGGSAKAIVAERGLGMISDPAAITAIVEELLAAHPEEVEAFRGGKNKLQGFFVGQLMKKTGGKADPKLANQILIQKLNG, from the coding sequence ATGGCAGGCGCGGCAGTAGCACCAGCATCACCAGTCAAGTCCCAGCAGGCCCCTTGGGAGGCGGTGATTGGCCTGGAGACCCATGTGCAGCTGGGCACCGCCAGCAAGATTTTCACCAGCGCCTCCACCGCCTTCGGCGACGCCCCCAACACCCATATCGACCCGGTGGTGTGTGGCCTGCCTGGCACCTTGCCAGTGCTGAATCAAAAGGTGCTCGAGTATGCAGTGAAGGCGGCCCTTGCCCTCAATCTGCATATTGCTGCGCACAGTAAGTTTGATCGTAAACAATATTTTTATCCCGACCTGCCCAAGAATTATCAGATCTCCCAATTTGATGAGCCAATTGCTGAAGATGGCTGGATTGAAGTGGAGGTGGCCGAAAAAGGCAAAGAAACCTATTTGAAGCGGATCGGTATAGAAAGGCTTCATATGGAAGAAGACGCTGGCAAGCTGGTGCACGCAGGTAGTGATCGCCTAGATGGATCCACCCACTCCCTGGTGGACTACAACCGCGCCGGTGTAGCCCTCGCTGAAATTGTCAGCAAACCGGATTTGCGCACCGGCCGCGAAGCGGCGGAATACGCCTCGGAGATTCGCCGGATCATGCGTTATCTGGGCGTGAGTGACGGCAACATGCAGGAGGGTTCCTTGCGTTGCGATGTGAATATCTCCGTGCGGCGTGGCCCCGATGCCCCCTTCGGCACCAAGGTGGAGATCAAGAATATGAATTCCTTCTCGGCTATTCAGAAGGCGATTGATTACGAGATTCAGCGCCAAATCAAGGCCTATGAAGCCGGTGAGCCGGTGCGGCAGGAAACCCGCCTTTGGGACGAATCCAAGCAGCTCACCAAGAGCATGCGTAGTAAGGAGGGCGCCAGCGACTACCGCTACTTCCCCGATCCCGACCTTGGCCCCATCGAGGTGAGTGACGCCCAGCGGGAGGGCTGGCGCGCCGAGCTGCCCGAGTTGCCCGCTGCTAAGCGGCACCGCTACGCCGACCAGCTGGGTCTGTCGATCTACGACGCCCGCGTGCTCACCGATGAGCGCTCGATGGCCGAATACTTCGAGGCCGCGGTAGCGGCCGGCGCCGACGCCAAGGGCATTGCCAACTGGGTCACCGGCGATATTGCTGCCTATGTAAATGCCAACAGGCTGGCTATTGCCGAGTTGCCCCTTAAGCCCGAGCAGCTAGCTGAGTTGGTGCAGCTGATTGAGGGCGGAATTATTAGCGGCAAGATTGCTAAAGAGATTCTGCCCGAGTTGCTGGAGCAGGGTGGCTCTGCCAAGGCGATCGTGGCGGAGCGTGGTCTGGGCATGATTAGCGACCCCGCAGCTATTACTGCGATTGTGGAGGAGCTGCTTGCCGCCCACCCCGAGGAGGTGGAAGCCTTCCGCGGCGGTAAGAACAAGCTGCAGGGCTTCTTTGTGGGTCAGCTGATGAAAAAAACCGGCGGCAAGGCCGACCCCAAGCTCGCCAACCAGATCCTGATTCAGAAGCTCAACGGCTGA
- a CDS encoding Nif11-like leader peptide family natural product precursor has product MDYSPAPLLDALDHFLYRMDSDPELGREFYASTTPEEMVVLAEHCGILIGADDFRALLRSGSTEFWVVGGEEGANPIAHLQQVFSV; this is encoded by the coding sequence GTGGATTACTCGCCAGCGCCACTCCTGGATGCCCTGGATCACTTCCTCTATCGGATGGATAGTGACCCAGAGTTGGGGCGTGAGTTCTATGCCTCCACCACTCCAGAGGAGATGGTCGTCTTGGCAGAGCATTGCGGGATTTTGATTGGCGCTGATGACTTCCGTGCTCTGCTGAGAAGTGGCAGCACTGAGTTTTGGGTTGTTGGTGGCGAGGAGGGTGCCAATCCCATCGCCCACCTACAGCAGGTCTTTAGCGTCTGA
- the coaE gene encoding dephospho-CoA kinase (Dephospho-CoA kinase (CoaE) performs the final step in coenzyme A biosynthesis.): protein MVAARRIGLTGGIASGKSSVGRLLAARGLPLLDADVFAREALAPGSAGAGAVLERYGAGIRAPGGEIDRAALGQIVFGDGAERQWLEQLVHPLVRARFAAELEELGAEPLVVLVVPLLFEAGLETICSEVWLVDCDETQQLQRLMARDGLGEADARARIAAQWPLARKRQLADVVLNNRGGPEQLVAEVEQAQAWIRQP from the coding sequence ATGGTTGCTGCACGCCGCATTGGCCTCACCGGCGGCATCGCCAGCGGCAAAAGCAGCGTGGGCCGGCTCCTAGCGGCCCGGGGCCTGCCGCTGCTTGACGCGGATGTATTCGCACGCGAAGCACTGGCGCCGGGCAGCGCTGGGGCCGGCGCGGTGCTGGAGCGCTACGGGGCTGGGATCCGGGCGCCCGGCGGAGAGATCGATCGCGCCGCCCTGGGACAGATCGTGTTTGGCGATGGGGCTGAGCGGCAGTGGCTGGAGCAGCTAGTGCATCCGCTGGTGCGGGCGCGCTTCGCAGCCGAGCTAGAGGAGCTGGGGGCGGAGCCGCTAGTGGTGCTGGTGGTGCCGCTGCTGTTTGAAGCGGGGCTGGAAACCATCTGCAGCGAGGTGTGGCTGGTGGACTGCGACGAGACGCAGCAGCTGCAGCGCTTGATGGCCCGAGATGGCCTGGGCGAGGCAGATGCCCGCGCCCGGATAGCCGCCCAGTGGCCGCTGGCGCGCAAGCGCCAGCTGGCCGATGTGGTGCTCAACAACCGGGGCGGTCCCGAGCAGCTCGTCGCCGAAGTGGAGCAGGCGCAAGCGTGGATCAGGCAGCCTTGA
- a CDS encoding helix-turn-helix domain-containing protein has product MAKQVRLTLAKALAKANLRRAEAGEKAITMNGLAVAAGVAATTITRLARNDQKAASALSLDLAGKIVSVLDCGIEDLLEVVEQA; this is encoded by the coding sequence ATGGCAAAGCAAGTTCGTCTGACCCTCGCCAAGGCGCTCGCTAAGGCAAATCTGCGTAGGGCAGAGGCGGGTGAGAAGGCAATCACAATGAATGGTCTGGCAGTGGCGGCAGGAGTGGCAGCAACCACCATTACCCGACTGGCACGGAACGATCAGAAAGCGGCATCAGCACTTTCTTTGGATTTGGCAGGAAAGATCGTTTCGGTGCTGGACTGCGGGATTGAGGATTTATTGGAGGTAGTAGAGCAGGCTTAA
- the ndk gene encoding nucleoside-diphosphate kinase, translated as MAAERSFIAIKPDGVQRGLVGEILGRFERKGFKLVGLKQLTPSRELAESHYGVHRERPFFAGLVDFITSGPVVAMVWEGDGVIASARKLIGATKPLEAEPGTIRGDLAINIGRNVIHGSDAPETAEFEIGLWFQPSELSDWSPADQVWRVEG; from the coding sequence ATGGCCGCCGAACGCTCTTTCATTGCCATCAAGCCCGACGGCGTTCAGCGCGGTCTGGTGGGTGAAATCCTCGGCCGCTTCGAGCGCAAGGGCTTCAAGTTGGTCGGCCTCAAGCAGCTCACCCCCAGCCGCGAGCTGGCTGAAAGTCACTACGGCGTGCACCGCGAGCGCCCCTTCTTCGCCGGCCTGGTGGACTTCATCACCTCTGGTCCAGTGGTGGCGATGGTGTGGGAAGGCGATGGCGTCATCGCCAGCGCCCGCAAGCTCATTGGCGCCACCAAGCCCCTCGAGGCTGAGCCCGGCACAATCCGCGGCGATCTGGCTATCAACATCGGCCGCAACGTGATCCACGGATCCGACGCCCCCGAAACCGCTGAATTCGAAATCGGCCTGTGGTTCCAGCCCTCCGAGCTGAGCGATTGGAGCCCCGCCGACCAGGTGTGGCGCGTCGAGGGCTGA